One stretch of Scophthalmus maximus strain ysfricsl-2021 chromosome 12, ASM2237912v1, whole genome shotgun sequence DNA includes these proteins:
- the LOC118290547 gene encoding C-type mannose receptor 2 isoform X2 — protein MKKTRSFLVLLAGLTSLSPCLPLQYHFISAAVPWFKAQTYCRETYTDLATVFDIEDMNRLVNTAQDSSGGLTKKAWIGLHDNLTSWRWSFADRSYYRNWDFNQPDNFLGDQMCVKMLSGGVWEDSNCLLKNPFICYDGNAYSKVRFIFIAREMSWPDAQLYCRRQYTDLASITEERENKQIQVLTNKTTVWIGLYRTRDWSDRSESAYRYWDVRQPDNVGGKQNCTATNLGNAGRWSDEECSTELSFVCFRRNESPSSEPPSTTPMDQYTAVTDHTPHETFVVFTSSEQPSSAEVHQTTSIPESPSSELPSSTQLDRPIDLTEETPLLSSTTTATGDKITITERDSSRTVFTYSAQFETTELDQTASTPDHVIHLRMTFTSTTQLSEDDIRDLALVQFHEVLQTKSLHVSVKLRLRKPQT, from the exons ATGAAGAAGACAAGGTCTTTCCTCGTGTTGCTCGCAG GTCTGACTTCCCTTAGCCCCTGCCTTCCTCTTCAGTACCACTTCATCAGTGCCGCTGTGCCCTGGTTTAAAGCCCAGACATACTGCAGAGAGACGTACACTGACTTGGCCACCGTCTTTGACATAGAGGATATGAACCGGCTGGTGAACACAGCTCAGGACTCGTCTGGTGGCTTGACAAAGAAGGCCTGGATCGGGCTGCACGATAACCTCACCAGCTGGAGATGGTCATTTGCAGACAGAAGTTACTACAGGAACTGGGATTTTAATCAGCCTGACAACTTCCTCGGGGACCAGATGTGTGTGAAGATGTTGAGTGGAGGAGTGTGGGAGGACTCGAATTGCCTTTTGAAAAACCCCTTCATCTGCTATGATG GAAATGCCTATTCCAAAGTGCGTTTCATTTTTATTGCGCGGGAAATGAGCTGGCCTGATGCTCAGCTGTACTGCAGGAGGCAGTACACCGACCTGGCTAGTAttacagaagagagggagaataaGCAAATACAGGTTTTGACCAACAAGACGACCGTATGGATCGGCCTCTACAG GACTCGGGATTGGTCAGATCGAAGTGAGTCCGCCTACCGCTACTGGGACGTCAGACAGCCTGATAATGTTGGAGGGAAGCAGAACTGCACTGCCACTAATCTGGGCAACGCAGGCCGATGGTCGGATGAAGAGTGCAGCACGGAGCTCTCATTTGTCTGCTTTAGGAGAAATG AGAGTCCTTCATCTGAGCCGCCTTCAACTACACCGATGGACCAATATACAGCCGTTACTG ATCACACTCCACATGAGACCTTTGTTGTCTTCACCTCGTCTGAGCAGCCTTCAAGTGCAGAAGTGCATCAAACAACTTCCATTCCTG AGAGTCCTTCATCTGAGCTGCCTTCATCCACACAGCTGGATCGACCTATAGATCTTACTG AGGAAACTCCACTTTTGTCGAGCACCACCACTGCCACTGGAGATAAAATAACTATAACTGAAAGAGACTCAAGCAGAACAGTGTTTACCTATTCTGCACAGTTTGAAACCACAGAACTGGATCAAACTGCATCCACTCCCG ACCACGTGATTCACCTGAGAATGACGTTCACCTCTACGACACAACTGAGTGAAGATGACATCAGAGATTTGGCGTTAGTTCAG TTCCATGAAGTGCTGCAAACGAAGAGTCTTCATGTGAGCGTCAAGCTGAGGCTGAGGAAACCACAGAC ATGA
- the LOC118290547 gene encoding C-type mannose receptor 2 isoform X1, which translates to MKKTRSFLVLLAGLTSLSPCLPLQYHFISAAVPWFKAQTYCRETYTDLATVFDIEDMNRLVNTAQDSSGGLTKKAWIGLHDNLTSWRWSFADRSYYRNWDFNQPDNFLGDQMCVKMLSGGVWEDSNCLLKNPFICYDGNAYSKVRFIFIAREMSWPDAQLYCRRQYTDLASITEERENKQIQVLTNKTTVWIGLYRTRDWSDRSESAYRYWDVRQPDNVGGKQNCTATNLGNAGRWSDEECSTELSFVCFRRNESPSSEPPSTTPMDQYTAVTDHTPHETFVVFTSSEQPSSAEVHQTTSIPESPSSELPSSTQLDRPIDLTEETPLLSSTTTATGDKITITERDSSRTVFTYSAQFETTELDQTASTPDHVIHLRMTFTSTTQLSEDDIRDLALVQFHEVLQTKSLHVSVKLRLRKPQT; encoded by the exons ATGAAGAAGACAAGGTCTTTCCTCGTGTTGCTCGCAG GTCTGACTTCCCTTAGCCCCTGCCTTCCTCTTCAGTACCACTTCATCAGTGCCGCTGTGCCCTGGTTTAAAGCCCAGACATACTGCAGAGAGACGTACACTGACTTGGCCACCGTCTTTGACATAGAGGATATGAACCGGCTGGTGAACACAGCTCAGGACTCGTCTGGTGGCTTGACAAAGAAGGCCTGGATCGGGCTGCACGATAACCTCACCAGCTGGAGATGGTCATTTGCAGACAGAAGTTACTACAGGAACTGGGATTTTAATCAGCCTGACAACTTCCTCGGGGACCAGATGTGTGTGAAGATGTTGAGTGGAGGAGTGTGGGAGGACTCGAATTGCCTTTTGAAAAACCCCTTCATCTGCTATGATG GAAATGCCTATTCCAAAGTGCGTTTCATTTTTATTGCGCGGGAAATGAGCTGGCCTGATGCTCAGCTGTACTGCAGGAGGCAGTACACCGACCTGGCTAGTAttacagaagagagggagaataaGCAAATACAGGTTTTGACCAACAAGACGACCGTATGGATCGGCCTCTACAG GACTCGGGATTGGTCAGATCGAAGTGAGTCCGCCTACCGCTACTGGGACGTCAGACAGCCTGATAATGTTGGAGGGAAGCAGAACTGCACTGCCACTAATCTGGGCAACGCAGGCCGATGGTCGGATGAAGAGTGCAGCACGGAGCTCTCATTTGTCTGCTTTAGGAGAAATG AGAGTCCTTCATCTGAGCCGCCTTCAACTACACCGATGGACCAATATACAGCCGTTACTG ATCACACTCCACATGAGACCTTTGTTGTCTTCACCTCGTCTGAGCAGCCTTCAAGTGCAGAAGTGCATCAAACAACTTCCATTCCTG AGAGTCCTTCATCTGAGCTGCCTTCATCCACACAGCTGGATCGACCTATAGATCTTACTG AGGAAACTCCACTTTTGTCGAGCACCACCACTGCCACTGGAGATAAAATAACTATAACTGAAAGAGACTCAAGCAGAACAGTGTTTACCTATTCTGCACAGTTTGAAACCACAGAACTGGATCAAACTGCATCCACTCCCG ACCACGTGATTCACCTGAGAATGACGTTCACCTCTACGACACAACTGAGTGAAGATGACATCAGAGATTTGGCGTTAGTTCAG TTCCATGAAGTGCTGCAAACGAAGAGTCTTCATGTGAGCGTCAAGCTGAGGCTGAGGAAACCACAGACATGA
- the ltb4r gene encoding leukotriene B4 receptor 1, giving the protein MASNIITTAAPQSFLPISISAQVGIAILTLALVLGFPGNLFVVWSVIYQVKKRSVTCLLVLNLALADGSVLLSAPLFLRYLGAGRGWEFGSAACKLVHYLSSVNMYVSIYLICLMSMDRWLAVTKPFLSQRMRTKHTLLALLLGIWVIAFVLSLPMPFYRSNLKVLKRNITLNICMPYHWQSKGHRVFQYLFETIMGCLVPFSLINTCYTSVVCRLQSAMFQRRGQGSRLILMIICAFALFWLPYHIVNIIEVVGLLQDSKSVIDAAVKARPNVTAFAFFSSAVNPILYVFAGSSHIRQAGLSFMGKLFEDTTSESRTMSSFTRSSSSRDERTALHTLSGKLTKTFKSKNKKQSSSEAGQPAETPAAVEQLE; this is encoded by the exons ATGGCGTCCAACATCATCACCACCGCCGCCCCCCAGTCCTTCCTGCCCATCAGCATCTCAGCCCAGGTCGGCATCGCCATCCTGACTCTGGCACTTGTGCTGGGCTTCCCCGGGAACCTGTTTGTGGTTTGGTCTGTGATCTACCAGGTGAAAAAGCGTTCAGTGACATGTTTGTTGGTGCTGAACTTGGCTCTGGCAGATGGTTCTGTGCTGCTCAGCGCACCTCTATTCCTGCGGTACCTGGGGGCAGGCCGGGGCTGGGAGTTTGGCTCAGCCGCATGCAAGCTGGTGCATTACCTGTCAAGTGTTAACATGTATGTGTCCATTTACCTCATCTGCCTGATGAGCATGGACCGCTGGTTGGCTGTCACGAAGCCTTTTCTGTCCCAGAGGATGAGGACCAAGCACACCCTGCTGGCGCTCCTGCTGGGCATCTGGGTGATAGCGTTCGTCCTGTCACTCCCGATGCCTTTTTATCGCAG TAATCTGAAGGTGCTAAAAAGAAACATCACTCTGAACATTTGTATGCCGTACCACTGGCAGAGCAAGGGTCACAGAGTCTTCCAGTACCTGTTCGAGACCATCATGGGCTGCCTGGTGCCGTTCTCCCTCATCAACACCTGTTACACCTCCGTCGTCTGCCGCCTGCAAAGCGCAATGTTCCAGCGCAGAGGACAAGGCAGCCGCCTCATCCTGATGATCATTTGTGCCTTTGCACTGTTCTGGCTTCCATATCACATCGTCAACATCATAGAG GTGGTCGGCTTGTTGCAAGACAGCAAATCGGTGATCGACGCTGCTGTCAAAGCTCGTCCAAATGTCACTGCCTTCGCCTTCTTCAGCAGCGCAGTCAACCCCATCCTCTACGTGTTTGCCGGCAGCTCACACATCCGCCAGGCCGGCCTGAGCTTCATGGGGAAGCTGTTTGAAGACACCACCTCAGAGAGCAGAACCATGTCGTCCTTcacccgcagcagcagctccagggaCGAGCGGACCGCTCTGCACACGCTGTCAGGCAAACTAACCAAGACGTTCAAAAGCAAGAACAAgaagcagagcagcagtgaggCGGGACAACCGGCCGAGACTCCGGCTGCTGTCGAGCAGCTCGAGTAG
- the ltb4r2a gene encoding leukotriene B4 receptor 2a, whose translation MAQLNNLPSLDNSTWVNAGNDTIVDNRTATTVGALILSLVFILGFPGNVFVIWSILARARKQSITTLLILNLAIADGSLMALTPFFIIYLVWKKWIFKRLMCKVIFYLCLANMYASIHLIMLMSLYRVMAVLWPQRISAITGRKMVLRVLVVVWMLVIIASVPALLFRDVRDRSNTMVCEAFHDENSHTVLQYMLELVLGCFIPYSVILVSYVCILRRIRQTKFRRIRSEKLILAIVLTFCLLWLPYHIINVVQVSWAFCPDGRVKDILSKIWRSSRAVTSAIAFISSCVNPVLYFFAGKSYIRREGLAFMARLFEGTGLDSGTRKSRQNSQNSRDKDKDAEAVRLNGKDRDSVTNSSSNVKTSKNEK comes from the exons ATGGCCCAGCTTAACAATCTTCCTTCCCTGGACAACTCCACGTGGGTCAATGCAGGAAATGACACCATTGTGGATAACAGAACCGCTACCACGGTGGGCGCCCTCATTCTGAGCCTCGTCTTTATCTTGGGCTTCCCGGGAAATGTCTTTGTCATCTGGAGCATCCTGGCACGTGCTCGAAAGCAGTCCATCaccaccctcctcatcctcaaccTAGCTATTGCCGATGGATCGCTGATGGCTCTCACACCATTCTTCATCATTTATCTGGTTTGGAAGAAGTGGATATTTAAGAGATTGATGTGTAAGGTCATTTTCTACCTGTGTCTGGCCAACATGTACGCCTCCATTCATCTCATCATGCTGATGAGCCTCTACAGGGTGATGGCAGTCCTGTGGCCACAGCGCATTAGCGCTATCACTGGTCGGAAAATGGTACTGCGGGTGCTGGTCGTGGTGTGGATGCTGGTGATCATCGCCTCGGTTCCTGCACTTCTCTTCAGAGACGTGAGGGATAGAAGTAATACCATGGTGTGCGAAGCATTCCATGATGAAAACTCCCAT ACGGTCCTGCAGTACATGCTGGAGCTCGTGTTGGGCTGTTTCATTCCCTACAGCGTCATTTTAGTCAGCTACGTCTGCATCTTACGACGGATACGACAGACCAAGTTCCGACGTATTCGCAGTGAGAAGCTCATCCTGGCCATCGTGTTGACTTTCTGCCTCCTGTGGTTGCCCTATCACATCATCAACGTGGTGCAA GTTTCATGGGCTTTTTGTCCAGATGGTCGAGTGAAAGACAT ACTGAGTAAAATCTGGCGCAGCAGCCGCGCCGTCACCTCAGCCATCGCCTTCATCAGCAGCTGTGTGAACCCGGTGCTGTACTTCTTCGCAGGAAAGTCTTACATTCGTCGGGAGGGGTTGGCGTTCATGGCTCGCTTGTTTGAGGGCACGGGCCTGGACTCTGGCACCAGAAAGAGCAGGCAGAACAGCCAGAACAGccgtgacaaagacaaagacgcAGAAGCCGTCAGGCTTAACGGCAAAGATCGGGACTCTGTCACCAACTCCAGTTCTAACGTCAAAACATCGAAGAATGAAAAGTAG